One Hydrogenophaga crassostreae genomic region harbors:
- a CDS encoding vanadium-dependent haloperoxidase gives MTTNPLCASRKARHSPRWPKPLAFVLFFSMFGMVNGAELSVTVEANQPNVVAYWNQIANTTVLAPSTTNTTAEEQRPSYQVDLASVHVAIYDAVIAIDGRYKAFAVQPKVSPTGASMDAAASAAAYGVLHALFPNRSAHYQAAYDSRIAAIPDGDAKTRGLALGREVASGVVKLRANDGRSVALAPYISGTDAGQFRSAGPNPFNRYVTSIKPFSLTRLDQFRPPPPPALNSAAYAAAVEETRLLGGTISAARTPEQLETARFHSDPPGPFVTRNLGRFAASTGDVAEAARLMAFIYVVHADAIGACFEAKYHYAAWRPMSAITMADTDGNDATQIDAGWTPVLPTPNHPEYPAAHACTSGGLGETLLRYHGTHNVAYTWDSRTTGTTRSYATTDALDAESQIARIAGGMHFRFSTDAGVTLGKQVAQWVADHHFARRE, from the coding sequence AACGAACCCATTGTGTGCCTCCCGCAAAGCGCGGCATAGCCCCCGCTGGCCCAAACCGCTAGCCTTCGTGCTTTTCTTTTCCATGTTCGGCATGGTCAACGGCGCTGAGCTCAGCGTGACCGTCGAGGCCAACCAGCCCAACGTGGTCGCGTACTGGAATCAGATCGCCAACACAACCGTGCTGGCGCCATCGACCACCAACACCACCGCTGAAGAACAGCGCCCGTCTTACCAGGTCGATCTGGCCAGCGTGCATGTGGCGATTTACGACGCGGTCATCGCCATCGATGGCCGCTACAAGGCGTTTGCCGTCCAGCCCAAGGTGTCACCCACTGGTGCTTCGATGGACGCCGCAGCCAGCGCGGCGGCCTATGGTGTGCTGCACGCGCTGTTCCCGAATCGCAGCGCCCACTACCAGGCTGCATACGACAGCCGCATCGCCGCGATCCCCGATGGCGACGCCAAAACCAGAGGCCTCGCGCTGGGCAGAGAAGTCGCTTCGGGCGTGGTCAAGCTGCGCGCCAACGATGGCCGCAGCGTGGCGCTGGCGCCCTACATTTCAGGCACCGATGCGGGCCAATTCCGCAGCGCTGGCCCCAACCCCTTCAACCGCTACGTGACTTCCATCAAGCCCTTCTCGCTCACTCGGCTTGACCAGTTCCGTCCACCGCCGCCACCGGCATTGAACAGTGCTGCCTACGCCGCAGCAGTCGAAGAAACCCGGTTGCTCGGCGGTACCATCAGCGCGGCGCGCACGCCCGAGCAGCTGGAAACTGCGCGATTCCACTCAGACCCACCCGGCCCTTTCGTCACACGCAACCTGGGCCGCTTTGCGGCGAGCACGGGGGATGTAGCCGAGGCCGCCCGGCTGATGGCCTTCATTTATGTCGTGCATGCCGATGCCATAGGCGCCTGCTTCGAGGCCAAGTACCACTACGCTGCCTGGCGGCCCATGAGCGCGATCACCATGGCCGATACCGACGGCAACGACGCCACGCAGATCGATGCCGGATGGACCCCGGTGTTGCCCACGCCCAACCACCCAGAATACCCGGCCGCCCACGCCTGCACCTCAGGCGGCCTGGGCGAAACCCTGCTGCGCTACCACGGCACCCACAACGTGGCCTACACCTGGGACAGCAGGACCACCGGAACGACACGCAGCTACGCCACCACCGACGCACTCGACGCCGAAAGCCAGATTGCCCGCATCGCCGGCGGCATGCACTTCAGGTTCTCAACCGACGCCGGCGTGACCCTTGGCAAACAGGTTGCCCAGTGGGTCGCCGATCACCACTTTGCACGCCGGGAGTAA
- a CDS encoding class I SAM-dependent methyltransferase, which yields MTNTTQNATRAQWDRAAPGWNAHGSLIGAWLARATEGMLGMAAIDPGSRVLDVAAGAGEQTLLIARRVGPTGSVLATDLSPAILALAEDNARSAGLSNVQFQIADGEDLQVGPASFDAVVCRLGLMLFGDPMCALGEMHRALKPGGHICTLVFSQPGRNPCITTLMSTALQHAGLPAPSPFTPGGLLSLGRPGLTDELFAAAGFSHVATTRLDAPFRMPSAKAYLDFVRTSASPIQHILGRLDEPNRERAWADMEEKLSIYTTPWGWEGPNELLLTAGRR from the coding sequence ATGACCAACACCACCCAAAACGCGACCCGCGCCCAGTGGGACCGCGCCGCCCCCGGCTGGAACGCACACGGCTCGCTGATCGGCGCCTGGCTCGCCAGGGCCACCGAGGGCATGCTCGGCATGGCCGCCATCGACCCTGGCTCACGGGTGCTCGATGTTGCCGCCGGCGCTGGCGAACAAACGCTGTTGATCGCGCGCCGCGTAGGCCCCACCGGCAGCGTGCTCGCCACCGACCTGTCGCCCGCGATCCTCGCGCTGGCCGAAGACAACGCGCGAAGCGCTGGCTTGTCGAATGTGCAGTTTCAGATCGCCGACGGTGAAGACCTGCAGGTTGGGCCCGCCAGCTTCGACGCCGTGGTCTGCCGGCTCGGGCTGATGCTGTTTGGCGACCCGATGTGCGCCCTGGGCGAGATGCACCGGGCACTCAAGCCCGGCGGACACATCTGCACCCTGGTGTTCTCCCAACCCGGGCGCAACCCCTGCATCACCACCCTCATGTCAACGGCCCTGCAGCACGCCGGCTTGCCCGCCCCCAGCCCTTTCACACCGGGTGGCCTGCTCAGCCTCGGCCGACCCGGCTTGACCGATGAACTGTTTGCTGCGGCAGGCTTCAGCCACGTGGCCACGACCCGACTCGACGCCCCTTTTCGCATGCCGTCTGCCAAGGCCTATCTCGATTTTGTTCGCACCTCGGCGAGCCCGATCCAGCACATCTTGGGTCGCCTCGACGAACCAAACCGGGAGCGGGCCTGGGCCGACATGGAAGAAAAGTTGTCCATCTACACCACGCCCTGGGGCTGGGAAGGGCCCAACGAACTGCTGCTGACGGCAGGGCGGCGGTGA
- a CDS encoding sigma-70 family RNA polymerase sigma factor, with product MAEEETPRDAPSVSVDLGASYAALRTSLRNYLRRRVSDPNLIEDLIQDVFVKASVAISANRAPKNLTGWLYAAARTTVVDHYRSAQPHTVALDENLPDGHQDRDELLHQELALCLRPLARQLPAIYRDTLLATDFDGKTMQTLADEKGLSLSAIKSRASRARVMLKATLLDCCEVKVASGLVTDYHRRSSNPPCRAGCT from the coding sequence GTGGCTGAAGAGGAAACCCCGCGGGACGCGCCAAGTGTTTCAGTGGACCTTGGCGCGTCCTACGCCGCACTGCGAACCAGCCTGCGCAATTACTTGCGCAGGCGCGTGAGCGATCCAAACCTGATTGAAGACCTGATTCAAGATGTTTTCGTTAAGGCATCGGTCGCGATTTCCGCCAACCGGGCGCCAAAGAACCTCACGGGATGGCTCTATGCCGCAGCCCGCACTACCGTGGTTGACCACTATCGCTCGGCACAGCCTCATACCGTGGCGTTGGACGAGAACCTGCCAGACGGGCATCAGGACCGTGATGAGCTTTTGCATCAGGAGCTCGCCCTGTGTCTCAGGCCGCTTGCCCGGCAGCTCCCCGCCATTTATCGCGATACTTTGCTGGCCACCGACTTTGACGGGAAAACCATGCAAACCCTGGCTGACGAGAAAGGACTGTCTTTGTCCGCGATCAAGAGCCGAGCCAGTCGAGCGAGGGTCATGCTCAAAGCAACGCTGCTCGACTGCTGTGAGGTTAAGGTGGCCAGTGGCCTTGTCACGGACTATCACCGTCGCTCATCCAATCCGCCGTGCAGGGCCGGTTGTACCTGA
- a CDS encoding VOC family protein — translation MKRFHAHVAVENLETSIDFYSKLFGHPPTKMRDDYAKWMLEDPRINFAISARGHAVGVNHFGFQVDSAEELAELKRLAAAASSGAVLEQGVSACCYSDSEKHWTIDPQGLAWEHFHTMSDAVGFGIDTENQAGACCIPVRGSDRDAPPAKAACCIPADSSATQGACCG, via the coding sequence ATGAAGCGCTTTCACGCCCACGTTGCAGTAGAGAACCTTGAAACCAGCATCGACTTCTACAGCAAGCTTTTCGGCCACCCACCTACAAAAATGCGAGATGACTACGCGAAGTGGATGCTTGAAGATCCTCGAATCAATTTCGCGATTTCAGCGAGAGGCCACGCGGTCGGCGTGAACCACTTCGGCTTTCAGGTGGATTCAGCGGAAGAACTTGCTGAATTGAAGAGGTTGGCTGCCGCTGCATCGTCGGGAGCGGTGTTGGAACAGGGAGTGTCCGCTTGTTGCTATTCCGATAGCGAAAAGCACTGGACGATCGATCCGCAAGGGCTTGCGTGGGAGCATTTTCACACCATGTCTGATGCCGTCGGGTTTGGCATCGATACGGAAAATCAAGCGGGCGCATGCTGCATTCCCGTCCGCGGGTCGGATCGGGATGCGCCACCTGCCAAGGCGGCTTGCTGCATTCCGGCCGATTCCTCCGCTACTCAGGGAGCTTGTTGTGGCTGA